A region from the Streptosporangium sp. NBC_01756 genome encodes:
- a CDS encoding ISAs1 family transposase, protein MSVSHVLDPADVAAGSGQDLGAGAHCGPALPVTQGDSRPDLGSLGLAQALALLEDPRDPRGVWHPLVAVLLIAAVAVLAGAKNLLAIAERAADLSQDQLRRSGAWQHPVSGRWVAPSYGTLSRILHEIDAAVLDRLVGGWLLGRARTLSATSRLAGVALDGKVLRGAWTAGRQLCLLQAVLAEPGVTIAQVAVPDDTTETTQVQPLLEPVDIAGMVATADAAHTNPATASYLVEIKKAAHVLPVKGNTPGLLAAVSARLAGPSIAWDEYVGEEAGRGRIERRTLRVADIDPERDGIDFPHVAQVWRLRRDVLGADRRPLTKQIVFGITCLTPPQATPAELAALIRGQWAVECVHWLRDVLYREDESPLVGAAAQAMATLRNISVGMIRLSGEKAITSTTRSMGRDIGRALALLGL, encoded by the coding sequence GTGTCAGTTTCGCATGTCCTGGACCCGGCCGACGTCGCCGCGGGCAGCGGGCAGGATCTGGGCGCGGGGGCGCACTGCGGACCCGCCTTGCCTGTCACACAGGGTGATAGCCGGCCGGATCTGGGGAGTCTTGGTCTGGCGCAGGCGCTGGCCCTGCTGGAGGATCCTCGTGACCCGCGCGGGGTATGGCATCCTCTGGTTGCGGTGTTGCTGATCGCGGCGGTGGCGGTGCTGGCCGGGGCGAAGAACCTGCTGGCCATCGCCGAGCGGGCGGCTGACCTGTCCCAGGACCAGTTGCGCCGGTCAGGGGCCTGGCAGCACCCGGTCAGCGGGCGCTGGGTGGCACCCAGCTACGGCACCCTGTCGCGGATCTTGCACGAGATCGACGCGGCCGTCCTGGATCGCCTGGTGGGAGGCTGGTTGTTGGGCCGGGCCCGAACGCTGTCGGCCACGAGCCGCCTGGCCGGGGTGGCCCTGGATGGCAAGGTGCTGCGCGGCGCCTGGACCGCCGGGCGGCAGTTGTGCCTGCTGCAGGCGGTGCTGGCCGAGCCCGGCGTGACGATCGCCCAGGTCGCCGTCCCGGATGACACCACGGAAACTACCCAGGTGCAGCCGTTGCTGGAGCCGGTGGACATCGCCGGGATGGTCGCCACCGCCGATGCCGCGCACACCAACCCGGCTACCGCGAGCTACCTGGTCGAGATCAAGAAGGCCGCCCATGTGCTGCCGGTCAAAGGCAACACCCCTGGCCTGCTGGCCGCGGTCAGCGCGCGGCTGGCCGGGCCTTCGATCGCCTGGGACGAATACGTCGGCGAAGAGGCCGGCCGGGGCCGGATCGAGCGCCGCACGCTGCGGGTGGCCGACATCGACCCTGAACGCGATGGCATCGACTTTCCGCACGTCGCCCAGGTCTGGAGGCTGCGCCGGGACGTGCTGGGCGCCGACCGCCGGCCGCTGACCAAGCAGATCGTCTTCGGCATCACCTGCCTGACGCCGCCGCAGGCCACCCCGGCCGAGCTGGCCGCGTTGATCAGGGGACAGTGGGCAGTGGAATGCGTGCACTGGCTGAGGGATGTTCTCTACCGCGAAGACGAGTCCCCGCTGGTCGGCGCCGCAGCCCAAGCCATGGCCACGCTCCGTAACATCTCGGTCGGCATGATCCGCCTCTCCGGCGAGAAAGCCATCACCTCAACAACAAGATCAATGGGCCGCGACATCGGCCGCGCACTCGCCCTCTTAGGCCTGTGA
- a CDS encoding ABC transporter permease, translated as MGGSVKSSLRARHPWPVFLIRRLGRFVVSLAVVVTASFAMVHALPGDPVRGALGLMAPPETIAATRERLGLNDPLWRQYLDYLWNLLHLDLGTSLDTQTPVREKMAQLVPATLQLGLTAFVVCLAVAIPVGLLLGIATRDGRGRGLHFGFGGVTGLALSVPDYLVSVGLVFVFAVSLNALPVAGLSGPASFVLPVTALVVGPAAYLARIVRAETQRVLGEDYIRAARAKRLPARLIYLRHALPNTLTPTLTVSGMILASMVAGTVLVENVFAWPGVGAELVHSVLAKDYPVVQAVALFFGAGILLINLAVDIAIAVIDPRSTIKES; from the coding sequence ATGGGAGGTTCTGTGAAGTCGTCGCTGCGCGCCAGGCACCCGTGGCCGGTATTCCTGATCCGGCGGCTGGGGAGGTTCGTCGTCTCGCTGGCGGTCGTCGTCACCGCATCGTTCGCCATGGTCCACGCGCTGCCGGGCGACCCGGTACGCGGAGCCCTGGGCCTGATGGCGCCGCCAGAGACCATCGCGGCCACCCGGGAGCGTCTCGGGCTCAACGACCCGCTGTGGCGGCAGTACCTGGACTATCTCTGGAACCTGCTCCACCTCGACCTCGGTACGTCCCTGGACACCCAGACGCCGGTGCGGGAGAAGATGGCACAGTTGGTGCCCGCGACCCTCCAGCTCGGCCTGACCGCGTTCGTGGTCTGCCTCGCGGTGGCGATACCGGTGGGCCTGCTCCTCGGTATCGCCACCCGGGACGGCCGGGGCCGCGGCCTGCACTTCGGCTTCGGCGGCGTGACCGGGCTTGCGCTCTCCGTGCCGGACTACCTGGTGTCGGTCGGACTCGTGTTCGTCTTCGCCGTCTCCCTCAATGCGCTGCCGGTCGCGGGCTTGTCCGGTCCCGCGTCGTTCGTGCTGCCGGTGACCGCCCTCGTCGTGGGGCCGGCCGCCTACCTGGCGCGGATCGTCCGGGCCGAGACCCAGCGGGTGCTCGGCGAGGACTACATCCGGGCGGCGCGCGCGAAGCGCCTCCCGGCGCGGCTGATCTACCTGCGGCACGCGCTGCCGAACACGCTGACCCCGACGCTGACCGTCTCCGGCATGATCCTCGCGTCGATGGTGGCCGGCACCGTGCTCGTGGAGAACGTGTTCGCCTGGCCCGGCGTCGGCGCCGAGCTCGTGCATTCGGTGCTCGCCAAGGACTACCCGGTCGTCCAGGCGGTCGCGCTCTTCTTCGGCGCCGGCATCCTGCTGATCAACCTCGCGGTCGACATCGCGATCGCCGTCATCGACCCGCGCTCGACGATCAAGGAGAGCTGA
- a CDS encoding amidase, translating into MSGAPAAVVALAARLNAFTQLIEDGIAAEKNGPMAGWTIAVKDNIDVAGTVRTDGLRDPHPPAAVTDAEVVRRLRAAGARIVAKANLEEISFGATTQNDTWGACRNPWDPDRIPGGSSGGSAVAVAAGLVRLAIGTDTGGSLRNPAAFCGVTTLRPSHGLVPTLGVTPLSPSMDVVGPLARSAAEARIALEVMAGTGSRPLPPRDLSSLTVAVPEQYFLDDLEPAVAAGFRDLLDLLGAHGAKIRRVALRDVDRVHQAMAALQNSEAIRHLRPYWHDARVCAGIKGRIEAGRRVTTEEIESALAVAFVWRARVDEVLAEADVIAVPATPFVAPVAGDGDLTLASRRINQLTGCWSVTGLPVLGLPVSPSPAGLPVGAQLVGRRGADRALLVVGEAVQAVSDWHRRRPPGALPDDAW; encoded by the coding sequence GTGAGCGGCGCTCCCGCCGCCGTGGTGGCGCTCGCCGCCCGGCTGAACGCTTTCACCCAGCTGATCGAGGACGGCATCGCGGCCGAGAAGAACGGCCCGATGGCGGGCTGGACCATCGCGGTCAAGGACAACATCGACGTCGCCGGGACGGTGCGCACCGACGGGCTCCGCGACCCGCATCCGCCCGCGGCGGTGACCGACGCGGAGGTGGTGCGCCGGCTGCGGGCCGCCGGCGCGCGGATCGTCGCCAAGGCGAACCTCGAGGAGATCAGCTTCGGGGCGACCACGCAGAACGACACGTGGGGCGCCTGCCGCAACCCGTGGGACCCGGACCGGATCCCCGGCGGCTCGAGCGGCGGGTCGGCCGTCGCGGTCGCCGCGGGCCTGGTCCGGCTCGCGATCGGCACGGACACCGGCGGCTCACTGCGCAACCCGGCCGCGTTCTGCGGGGTGACCACGCTGCGCCCGAGCCACGGGCTGGTGCCGACGCTGGGAGTAACGCCGCTGAGCCCCAGCATGGACGTCGTCGGGCCGCTCGCGCGTAGTGCGGCCGAGGCCCGCATCGCCCTGGAGGTCATGGCCGGCACGGGCTCGCGGCCCCTTCCGCCGCGGGACCTGTCCAGCCTGACCGTAGCCGTACCCGAGCAGTACTTCCTCGACGACCTGGAGCCCGCGGTCGCCGCCGGCTTCCGCGACCTGCTCGACCTGCTGGGCGCGCACGGCGCGAAGATCCGGCGGGTGGCCCTGCGCGACGTCGATCGGGTGCACCAGGCGATGGCCGCGCTGCAGAACTCCGAGGCGATCCGCCACCTCCGGCCGTACTGGCACGACGCCCGCGTCTGCGCCGGGATCAAGGGGCGGATCGAGGCGGGCCGCCGGGTCACCACCGAGGAGATCGAGAGCGCGCTCGCGGTGGCCTTCGTTTGGCGGGCCCGGGTCGACGAGGTGCTCGCCGAGGCCGACGTCATCGCCGTGCCGGCCACGCCCTTCGTCGCGCCCGTTGCCGGGGACGGCGATCTGACCCTCGCCAGCCGGCGGATCAACCAGCTCACCGGCTGCTGGTCGGTCACCGGCCTGCCCGTCCTCGGCCTGCCGGTGTCGCCCTCGCCGGCCGGGCTGCCGGTCGGCGCACAGCTGGTTGGCCGGCGCGGCGCCGACCGGGCCCTGCTCGTGGTGGGCGAAGCCGTGCAGGCGGTCAGCGACTGGCATCGCCGCCGCCCGCCCGGCGCGCTACCCGACGACGCCTGGTAG
- a CDS encoding dipeptide/oligopeptide/nickel ABC transporter permease/ATP-binding protein, whose translation MSWSRTRHHLSSPLGVVTVALLLLLVATAVVAPLLLGDRATEIAGGALQAGPSAAHPFGTDALGRDVLTRTLVATRLSLVLALLVVGIGVACGLIIGTVPVVLGRRAGRAVVAVLNLMVAFPGLLLALFLAMIFGVGARGAVLSMAIAFAPSFARLTHTTASGVANADYVSAARLLRVPRWRILIRHVIPNISEPLVINATSQVGAALLSISALSYIGFGVQPPQYDWGRMLADGLPAIYTNPAAALAPSIMIVVAGLAFVLAGELLTQVLGGSQHGHLRLPSLRSQRRDTAPAETPPPGDEVLRIERLTVTVPGETAPFSPVVDVSMRLRRGEIVGLVGESGSGKSLTAMAAAQLTSYPNVAEADVHQIKGNELRRMRPRDRERLLGTSLAMVFQDPMSSLNPTLKVGRQLAEVAETHERLGRRDAWRRAVDRLSAVLITDPQARAKQYPMAFSGGMRQRASIAMGLMAQPALIVADEPTTALDVTVQKEVLGLLRRISRESDAAVLLISHDIAVVAENASRVLVMYAGRVVEELPVSGLAEAAHPYTRALIASIPDMSTDRSRPLANIPGRPPHASDLPPGCAFAPRCGRADDRCRQARPELADSGGGGAVACWHPLLPVLESEA comes from the coding sequence GTGTCCTGGTCACGTACCCGCCATCACCTGTCGTCGCCGCTCGGCGTGGTCACGGTCGCCCTGCTGCTGCTCCTGGTCGCGACCGCCGTCGTGGCGCCGCTGCTGCTCGGCGACCGGGCCACGGAGATCGCGGGCGGCGCGCTCCAGGCAGGACCGTCGGCGGCGCACCCGTTCGGCACGGACGCCCTCGGACGCGACGTCCTCACGCGGACGCTGGTGGCCACCCGGCTGTCCCTCGTCCTCGCTCTGCTCGTCGTCGGCATCGGCGTGGCCTGCGGGCTGATCATCGGCACCGTCCCCGTCGTGCTCGGCCGGCGCGCCGGCCGAGCGGTGGTCGCCGTCCTGAACCTGATGGTCGCCTTTCCCGGGCTGCTGCTCGCCCTGTTCCTCGCCATGATCTTCGGAGTGGGGGCGCGCGGCGCTGTGCTGTCGATGGCGATCGCCTTCGCGCCCTCGTTCGCGCGGCTGACCCACACCACCGCCAGCGGCGTCGCGAACGCCGACTACGTCTCCGCCGCGCGACTGCTCCGGGTCCCGCGGTGGCGGATCCTGATTCGCCACGTCATCCCGAACATCTCGGAACCCCTCGTCATCAACGCGACCAGCCAGGTCGGGGCGGCGCTGCTCAGCATATCGGCACTGTCCTACATCGGCTTCGGCGTGCAACCGCCGCAGTACGACTGGGGACGCATGCTCGCCGACGGGCTGCCGGCCATCTACACCAACCCGGCGGCTGCGCTCGCGCCGTCCATCATGATCGTCGTCGCGGGTCTCGCATTCGTCCTCGCCGGCGAGCTGCTGACCCAGGTCCTCGGCGGCAGCCAGCACGGTCACCTCCGGCTCCCGTCCCTCAGGTCCCAGCGCCGGGATACGGCCCCGGCCGAGACGCCGCCACCGGGCGACGAGGTGCTCCGGATCGAGCGCCTGACCGTCACCGTACCCGGCGAGACCGCGCCCTTCTCCCCGGTCGTCGACGTCAGCATGCGCCTTCGCCGCGGCGAGATCGTCGGGCTGGTCGGCGAGTCGGGATCGGGCAAGAGCCTCACCGCCATGGCGGCCGCACAGCTCACCTCGTACCCGAACGTCGCTGAGGCCGACGTGCACCAGATCAAGGGCAACGAGCTGCGGCGGATGCGCCCCCGCGACCGCGAGCGGCTGCTCGGCACCTCGCTCGCGATGGTGTTCCAGGACCCGATGTCGTCGCTGAACCCGACGCTCAAGGTCGGACGCCAGCTCGCCGAGGTCGCGGAAACCCACGAACGCCTCGGCCGCCGGGACGCGTGGCGACGAGCCGTCGACCGCCTCAGCGCAGTGCTGATCACCGACCCGCAGGCGCGGGCGAAGCAGTACCCGATGGCGTTCTCCGGCGGCATGCGCCAGCGCGCGTCGATCGCGATGGGCCTCATGGCCCAGCCGGCGCTGATCGTCGCCGACGAGCCGACCACCGCCCTCGACGTGACCGTCCAGAAGGAGGTGCTCGGCCTGCTGCGGCGCATCTCCCGGGAGAGCGACGCCGCCGTCCTGCTGATCAGCCACGACATCGCGGTGGTGGCTGAGAACGCGTCCCGGGTCCTGGTCATGTACGCCGGCCGGGTGGTCGAGGAACTGCCGGTCAGCGGGCTCGCCGAGGCCGCGCATCCGTACACCCGCGCGTTGATCGCGAGCATCCCGGACATGTCGACGGACCGGTCGCGGCCGCTCGCGAACATTCCCGGCCGCCCGCCGCACGCCTCTGACCTGCCGCCGGGCTGCGCGTTCGCGCCCCGGTGCGGCCGGGCGGACGACCGATGCCGGCAGGCGCGTCCCGAACTGGCCGACTCGGGCGGTGGCGGCGCCGTCGCCTGCTGGCATCCGCTGCTGCCGGTCCTAGAAAGCGAGGCGTGA
- a CDS encoding ABC transporter ATP-binding protein has product MLELRDIVVRYGHNQGAVTAVDEVSLTVAAGSVVGLVGESGSGKSTLARAAVGLAPLTSGTILWKGAGLDPRGRPPLQYVFQDPYASLNPRMSVGASIAEGLPRASGRRERPARVTELLEMVRLDPGDVHKRPRQLSGGQRQRVAIARALAAEPEVLIADEITSALDVSVQGAVLNLLKEIQTRTGVGILFISHNLAVVRYMADSIAVMKSGRLVEHGTTEDVIERSAHPYTKKLLEAVPTMTMGNGRS; this is encoded by the coding sequence GTGCTCGAGCTCCGCGACATAGTTGTCCGGTACGGCCACAATCAGGGTGCCGTGACGGCCGTCGACGAGGTCAGCCTGACCGTGGCGGCCGGCTCGGTCGTCGGGCTCGTCGGCGAGTCGGGGTCCGGCAAGTCGACCCTCGCCCGGGCGGCGGTCGGCCTCGCCCCGCTCACCTCGGGCACGATCCTCTGGAAGGGGGCGGGGCTCGACCCGCGCGGCCGCCCGCCGTTGCAGTACGTGTTCCAGGACCCGTACGCGTCCCTCAACCCGCGGATGAGCGTCGGCGCGTCGATCGCCGAGGGCCTGCCCCGGGCGAGCGGGCGGCGGGAGCGGCCGGCCCGGGTCACCGAGCTGCTCGAGATGGTCCGGCTCGATCCTGGCGACGTCCACAAGCGCCCCCGGCAGCTCTCCGGCGGACAGCGGCAGCGCGTCGCCATCGCCCGCGCCCTCGCCGCCGAACCCGAGGTCCTGATCGCCGACGAGATCACGTCGGCGCTCGACGTCTCGGTCCAGGGTGCCGTGCTCAACCTGCTCAAGGAGATCCAGACCCGGACCGGTGTCGGGATCCTGTTCATCTCGCACAACCTCGCCGTGGTCCGCTACATGGCCGACTCGATCGCGGTCATGAAGTCCGGCCGGCTCGTCGAGCACGGTACGACGGAGGACGTCATCGAGCGTTCCGCGCACCCGTACACGAAGAAGCTCCTCGAAGCCGTCCCGACCATGACGATGGGTAATGGCCGCTCATAG
- a CDS encoding ISL3 family transposase, translating to MFPQLADLVIGSVQPEAGAIVVHVASTDAPVACPGCGAAGRVHGYVDRQLADLPVGGQRVQVRLRFRRLRCATVGCERQTFREPLPGLAGPYQRRTIALTAQVGAVVRELAGRAGSRLLAVLGIGMSRQTAIRSLLHLPLPVRPTPEVIGVDDFALRKRHRYATVIIDAVTRERIDVLADRQADTLQAWLRARPGVRVVCRDSSGAYAEAIRRARPEAVQVGDRWHIWHNLAQAVVKEVAAHSICWGKSGPPPKEGVRSATTRERWQQVHALLTQGVGLLECARRLGLALNTVKRYARVSQPERLVRVPKYRPTLVDPFRDHLRRRRAEDPAVPVQQLFAEIKNLGYPGSQNLLYRYINQGRVEGDRPAISPKRLAGLLLTDPSKLAGHHAERLDAGIAACHEMTMLAGLVRDFAALLEPKPGNDRLLTAWIEQARQVDLPHLHAFTRGLDYDRAAVNAALTLPFHNGGTEGVNTKTKMIKRQMYGRAGFALLRHRILLG from the coding sequence GTGTTCCCGCAACTGGCCGACCTGGTCATCGGCAGCGTTCAGCCCGAGGCGGGGGCGATCGTGGTGCATGTTGCCTCCACGGACGCGCCGGTGGCGTGTCCCGGCTGCGGGGCGGCCGGGCGGGTGCACGGCTATGTGGATCGTCAGCTGGCTGACCTTCCGGTTGGCGGGCAGCGAGTGCAGGTACGGCTGCGGTTTCGGCGACTGAGGTGCGCAACGGTCGGGTGTGAGCGGCAGACGTTCCGAGAGCCGCTGCCCGGGCTGGCCGGACCGTATCAACGCCGCACGATCGCCTTGACCGCGCAGGTGGGAGCGGTGGTGCGGGAGCTGGCCGGGCGGGCGGGGTCTCGGCTGCTGGCCGTGCTGGGAATCGGGATGTCGCGGCAGACCGCGATCCGTTCACTGCTGCATCTGCCCCTGCCGGTCCGTCCGACGCCGGAGGTGATTGGGGTGGACGACTTCGCGCTCCGCAAACGGCACCGCTACGCCACCGTGATCATCGACGCGGTGACGCGAGAGCGGATCGACGTGCTCGCCGACCGTCAGGCCGACACCTTGCAGGCGTGGCTGCGTGCCCGTCCCGGCGTGCGGGTGGTATGCCGGGACAGCAGCGGCGCCTACGCCGAGGCGATCCGTCGCGCCCGGCCTGAAGCGGTGCAGGTCGGTGATCGCTGGCATATCTGGCACAACCTGGCCCAAGCCGTGGTGAAGGAGGTCGCCGCGCACTCGATCTGCTGGGGCAAGAGCGGCCCGCCGCCGAAAGAAGGGGTACGGTCCGCCACCACGCGCGAGCGCTGGCAGCAGGTGCATGCCCTGCTCACCCAGGGTGTCGGGCTGCTGGAATGTGCCCGCCGGCTGGGCCTGGCGCTCAACACCGTGAAACGCTACGCCCGGGTCAGCCAACCCGAACGGCTGGTGCGCGTGCCGAAGTACCGGCCCACGCTCGTTGACCCGTTCCGCGACCATCTGCGCCGGCGCCGGGCCGAAGATCCCGCCGTCCCGGTCCAGCAACTCTTCGCCGAGATCAAGAACCTCGGCTACCCCGGCAGCCAGAACCTGCTCTACCGATACATCAACCAAGGCCGCGTCGAAGGCGACCGGCCCGCGATCTCGCCCAAGCGTCTGGCCGGCCTTCTCCTCACCGACCCGAGCAAGCTCGCCGGCCACCACGCCGAGCGACTGGATGCTGGCATCGCCGCCTGCCACGAGATGACCATGCTCGCCGGACTCGTCCGGGACTTCGCCGCTCTCCTCGAACCCAAGCCAGGCAACGACCGGCTACTGACTGCCTGGATCGAACAAGCGCGTCAGGTCGACCTGCCCCACCTGCACGCCTTCACCCGCGGCCTGGATTACGACCGGGCCGCAGTCAACGCCGCCCTCACCCTCCCGTTCCACAACGGCGGCACCGAAGGCGTCAACACCAAAACAAAAATGATCAAGAGGCAGATGTACGGACGAGCCGGCTTCGCACTCCTCCGCCACCGCATCTTGCTCGGCTAA
- a CDS encoding DUF885 domain-containing protein: MTEGSGLVDVESLGKRYQELRYRTAPTWAHLIGEYSVAGHFEDVSATAEAAELRELREVAHAAAALARTPDGTPVSLDGAVLAWQAATRADVLEHRFAELDVDPLFGPVTQFPGRVAKLALPSAKVAGALPKKYRGFARNLRDRLERLAAGRAAGRTPVAFAVADTVDRVRKWLHTPLEDDPLLAVDRAARTDHLRAVVGEVVRPALADYANALTREVAPSARPDERCGLCWLDDGDRVYATLVRSHTTTDLHPDRIHEIGLAQVAALDEEYAALGREVFGTSDVPAVMARMRDDPALHFDDAAGLVRAAEVALARATDRAPGWFGRLPRAACAVEAATSGSLGQYMLAPKDGSRGGTFVINVSDPRAWARYEVEALAFHEGVPGHHLQMGLAAELTELPEFRRTTTVTGFLEGWGLYAERLADEMGLYSSPLDRLGMLSFDSLRACRLVIDTGLHAKGWSRQRAKRFLAEHSPLSPGHIDAEVDRYIVTPGQALAYLVGRLEIVRIRREAERRQGAGFDLARFHDVVLGAGQLPLPLLEAHVAAALPGVVG, encoded by the coding sequence ATGACGGAGGGGTCCGGGTTGGTGGACGTCGAAAGCCTCGGCAAGCGGTACCAGGAGCTCCGGTACCGCACGGCGCCCACCTGGGCGCACCTGATCGGTGAGTACTCGGTGGCAGGGCACTTCGAGGACGTCAGCGCGACGGCCGAGGCGGCCGAGCTCCGCGAGCTGCGCGAGGTGGCACATGCCGCCGCCGCGCTCGCCCGTACGCCGGACGGCACACCCGTCTCGCTCGACGGCGCGGTCCTCGCCTGGCAGGCCGCGACCAGAGCCGACGTGCTCGAACACCGGTTCGCCGAGCTCGACGTCGACCCGCTCTTCGGGCCGGTGACCCAGTTCCCGGGCCGGGTCGCCAAGCTGGCGCTCCCGTCCGCCAAGGTGGCCGGCGCCCTGCCGAAGAAGTACCGCGGCTTCGCGCGCAATCTGCGCGACAGGCTGGAGCGTCTCGCTGCGGGCCGCGCGGCCGGCCGTACCCCGGTCGCCTTCGCCGTGGCGGACACCGTGGACAGGGTGCGGAAGTGGCTGCACACCCCGCTCGAGGACGACCCGCTGCTGGCCGTCGACCGCGCCGCGCGCACGGATCACCTGCGCGCGGTGGTCGGCGAGGTGGTGCGCCCCGCGCTGGCCGACTATGCCAACGCGTTGACACGGGAGGTCGCGCCGTCCGCGCGGCCCGACGAGCGGTGCGGGCTGTGCTGGCTCGACGACGGCGATCGCGTCTACGCCACCCTGGTCCGCTCGCACACCACCACCGACCTCCACCCTGACCGCATCCACGAGATCGGGCTCGCCCAGGTCGCGGCCCTGGACGAGGAGTACGCCGCCCTCGGCCGGGAGGTCTTCGGCACCTCGGACGTGCCCGCCGTCATGGCCAGGATGCGCGACGACCCGGCCCTGCACTTCGACGACGCCGCCGGCCTCGTACGCGCCGCGGAGGTCGCCCTGGCCCGGGCGACCGACCGCGCCCCGGGCTGGTTCGGGCGGCTGCCGCGCGCCGCGTGCGCGGTCGAGGCGGCGACGAGCGGATCGCTCGGCCAGTACATGCTTGCGCCGAAGGACGGCTCGCGGGGCGGGACGTTCGTCATCAACGTCTCCGATCCGCGTGCCTGGGCCCGGTACGAGGTTGAGGCCCTCGCCTTCCACGAGGGCGTTCCCGGGCACCACCTGCAGATGGGCCTCGCCGCCGAGCTCACCGAGCTGCCGGAGTTCCGCCGCACCACCACGGTCACCGGCTTCCTCGAGGGCTGGGGGCTGTACGCCGAACGGCTCGCCGACGAGATGGGCCTCTACAGCAGCCCACTGGACCGGCTGGGCATGCTGTCGTTCGACTCGCTGCGGGCCTGCCGCCTGGTCATCGACACCGGCCTGCACGCCAAGGGCTGGAGCCGGCAGCGGGCCAAGCGCTTCCTGGCCGAGCACTCCCCGCTGAGCCCGGGGCACATCGACGCGGAGGTCGACCGGTACATCGTGACGCCGGGCCAGGCCCTGGCCTACTTGGTCGGCCGGCTCGAGATCGTGCGGATCCGGCGGGAGGCGGAGCGCCGGCAGGGTGCCGGCTTCGACCTGGCCCGGTTCCACGACGTGGTGCTCGGCGCGGGGCAGCTGCCTCTGCCCTTGCTGGAGGCGCACGTCGCCGCGGCACTACCAGGCGTCGTCGGGTAG
- a CDS encoding ABC transporter substrate-binding protein translates to MCSTVALAACSNGGSTGSSSGDDYADGGSLTIAIDSDPGALDPQRSVNGVNKMMAVFAYDTPVKLLDSGEVAPSVVKSWTGEGTSYTLTVREGVTCSDGSPMDAQTVADNINYVAAEGNGSPMRGAAVPAGAAATADKAAGTVAVKLKEGAPFFFQNLAELPLVCSSAIKNRDSLKAASAGSGPFVLSGVQAGNQYTYTRRDGYAWGPNGASTAEKGMPAKVTFKLVTSVTTTANLLLSKGVNISYLSGADTQRLKAAKVFSDGGSIIDDELTFNQAAGLPTADVNVRRALVGALNMKELAQVATGGLGQEANGLLTDPKICSGDTVTPNKPAYDAAAAAALLNRAGWTAAGGGARAKDGKPLEVAFVYDNEDTTTAAAAEYIGQKWTALGVKVDLKGQSFNARSDVVFGGKGPWTATLIGLGVSNPATLVPFFSGATPSHGGINYGSMHNDVFDSSIKAAQAKSGTGGCADWNAGEGALIKDADITPIAVSPYLYWGNGAKFDVVARVLEPTSLRVLR, encoded by the coding sequence TTGTGCTCGACGGTCGCGCTGGCTGCCTGCTCCAACGGTGGGAGCACCGGTAGCTCGTCCGGCGACGACTATGCCGACGGCGGCTCGCTCACCATCGCGATCGACAGCGACCCCGGTGCGCTCGACCCGCAGCGCTCGGTCAACGGCGTCAACAAGATGATGGCCGTCTTCGCCTACGACACGCCCGTCAAGCTGCTGGACTCCGGCGAGGTGGCGCCCAGCGTCGTCAAGTCGTGGACCGGCGAGGGAACCTCCTACACGCTGACCGTCCGCGAGGGCGTCACCTGCTCGGACGGCTCGCCGATGGACGCGCAGACGGTGGCCGACAACATCAACTACGTGGCCGCCGAGGGCAACGGCTCGCCCATGCGCGGCGCCGCCGTTCCTGCCGGCGCCGCGGCAACGGCCGACAAGGCCGCCGGCACCGTCGCGGTCAAGCTCAAGGAGGGCGCGCCCTTCTTCTTCCAGAACCTGGCCGAGCTGCCGCTGGTCTGCTCGAGCGCCATCAAGAACCGCGACTCCCTGAAGGCCGCCTCCGCCGGCTCCGGTCCGTTCGTCCTCTCCGGCGTGCAGGCCGGCAACCAGTACACATACACCCGCCGCGACGGATACGCCTGGGGGCCGAACGGCGCCTCGACCGCCGAGAAGGGCATGCCGGCGAAGGTGACCTTCAAGCTCGTGACGAGCGTGACCACGACGGCCAACCTCCTGCTGAGCAAGGGCGTCAACATCTCGTACCTCTCCGGTGCCGACACCCAGCGGCTCAAGGCCGCCAAGGTGTTCTCGGACGGCGGCAGCATCATCGACGACGAGCTCACCTTCAACCAGGCCGCCGGTCTGCCGACCGCCGACGTCAACGTCCGGCGCGCGCTCGTCGGCGCTCTCAACATGAAGGAACTGGCCCAGGTCGCCACCGGCGGCCTCGGACAGGAGGCCAACGGGCTGCTGACCGACCCGAAGATCTGCAGCGGTGACACCGTCACCCCGAACAAGCCGGCGTACGACGCGGCCGCCGCGGCGGCGCTGCTCAACCGGGCCGGCTGGACGGCCGCCGGCGGCGGAGCCCGGGCCAAGGACGGCAAGCCGCTCGAGGTCGCGTTCGTCTACGACAACGAGGACACCACGACCGCGGCGGCGGCCGAGTACATCGGCCAGAAGTGGACGGCGCTGGGCGTCAAGGTGGACCTCAAGGGACAGTCGTTCAACGCGCGGTCCGATGTCGTCTTCGGCGGCAAGGGCCCGTGGACCGCGACCCTCATCGGCCTCGGCGTGTCCAACCCGGCCACGCTCGTGCCGTTCTTCTCCGGCGCCACCCCGTCGCATGGCGGCATCAACTACGGCTCGATGCACAACGACGTCTTCGACAGCTCGATCAAGGCGGCGCAGGCGAAGTCCGGCACCGGCGGCTGCGCCGACTGGAACGCGGGCGAGGGCGCCCTGATCAAGGACGCGGACATCACCCCGATCGCCGTCTCGCCCTACCTCTACTGGGGCAACGGGGCCAAGTTCGACGTCGTCGCCCGCGTGCTGGAGCCCACCTCGCTCCGGGTTCTGCGCTAG